The sequence GGTATGAAATACGTGTCGATGTTCGACAAGATAGACCTGCACCTCATCCGCGTGCTGCACACCGTGCTCACCGAGCGCAGCGTTTCGCGCGCGGCGCTGCGCATGGGCATGTACCAGCCGGCGGTGAGCGCGGCGCTCAAGCGCCTGCGCGAGCTGGCCGGTGACCCCTTGTTGGTGCGTTCCGGCTCGGGCATGGTGCCCACCGTGGCCGGCCTGCGCATGATCGAACCGGCGGCCGACATCCTGCGCAGCGCCGAGGTGCTGTTCTCCGACGCCCGCAGTTTTGACCCGGCCACCGCCCACCACACCTTCAGTCTGGCCGCCAGCGACTACCTCGACCCGTTCTTTCTGCCGCAGCTGGTGTCGCAGCTCAAGAGCGCTGCGCCCCACTGCCCGATCGACATCCACCCGCTCTCGCGCGATTCCGACTACCGCAACCACCTCGCCCAGGGCACGGTGGACGTGGTCATCGGCAACTGGGCCCAGCCGCCGGACGACCTGCACCTGGGCCGCCTGTTTGGCGACGAGGTGGTGTGTCTGGTGTCCAACCAGCACCCGGCCGCGCGCCGCGGCTGGGACGTGGAAGCCTGGCTGGGCGCCGAACACATTGCACCCACGCCCACCCACCCCGGCGCGCGCGGCTTCATCGACGACCACCTGGCCACGCTGGGCATGGTGCGCAACATCACCGCACGCTGCCCGCATTTCGGGCTGATCCCGGCCATGGTGGCGGGCAGCCTGCTGGTGCTCACCACCGGGCGGCAGTACTGCGAACGTTTTGTGGGCACGCTGCCGGTGCAGGTGCTGCCGTGCCCGGTTCCCTTCCCGCGCATGATGTATTACCAGCTCTGGCACGAACGCACCCACGCGTCCACCGCCGGGCGCTGGCTGCGCGAACAGATCAAGGGCGTGGCGGCTTCCCTGCGCCGCCCGGAGCCCGACCCCGTTGCCAACGGCAACCATTCCCAAGGTGCATCCGCATGACCCACCGACTGCAACTCAGCGGCATCACCAAGCGTTACCCCGGCGTGGTCGCCAACAGCGACGTGTCGCTCACCGTGTTGCCGGGTTCGGTGCACGCGGTGCTGGGCGAAAACGGCGCCGGCAAATCGACGCTGATGAAGATCATCTACGGTTCGGTGAAGCCCGACGAAGGCACGGTCGCGTTCAACGGCAAGACCGTGCACATCCGCAACCCGCAGGAGGCGCGCGCGCTGGGCATCAGCATGGTGTTCCAGCACTTCAGCCTGTTCGACACGCTCACCGTGGCCGAGAACGTGTGGCTGGGGCTGGACAAGGCGCTCACGCTGCCGGAGGTGAGCGCGAGCATCACCGCCAAGGCCACCGAGTACGGGCTGGACATCGATCCCTCGCGCCCGGTGCACACGCTCAGCGTGGGCGAGATGCAGCGGGTGGAAATCATCCGCGCGCTGCTCACGCGCCCGCAGCTGCTCATCCTCGACGAACCCACCTCGGTGCTCACGCCGCAGGCGGTGGAAAAACTCTTTGTGGTGCTGCGGCTGCTGGCCGCGCAAGGCTGCAGCATTCTCTACATCAGCCACAAGCTGCACGAAATCCGCGAGCTGTGCGACGCCTGCACGGTCTTGCGCGGCGGCCAGGTCACCGGCGTGTGCGACCCGCGCCAGGAGAGCAACGCATCACTCTCGCGCCTGATGATCGGCGCCGAGCCGCCCGCGCTCGACGTGCGCGAACTGCACGCCGGTGCGCCGGTGCTGGAGGTGAGCGGCCTCACGCTGGCCAGCGACGACCCGTTTGGCACCCACCTGGCCGACGTTGCGCTCACGGTGCGCGCGGGCGAGGTGGTGGGCATCGCGGGTGTGTCGGGCAACGGCCAGAGCGAGCTCTTGTATTGCCTGTCGGGCGAAGACACGCGCGCACCGGCGCAGAGCATCCGCATGGATGGCAACGACGTGTCGCGCCTGAGCCCGGGCAAACGCCGCCCGCTGGGCCTGCATTTCGTGCCCGAAGAACGCCTGGGCCGCGGCGCCGTGCCCACGCTCTCGCTGGCGCACAACCTGCTGCTCTCGCGCGACGACGCGCTCGGCGCGGGCGGCTGGATCAAGGTGGGCGCGTTGCGCAAACAGGCGGCCGAGGTGATCGCGCGCTACAACGTGAAGGCCAACGGGCCGGACGCGGCGGCCAAGTCGCTCTCGGGCGGCAATCTGCAAAAGTTCATCGTGGGCCGCGAGATCGAGGCCAAGCCCAGACTGCTCATCGTGAGCCAGCCCACGTGGGGCGTGGACGTGGGCGCGTCGGCACAGATCCGCGGCGAGATCCTGGCGCTGCGCGACGCGGGTTGTGCTGTGCTGGTGGTTAGCGAAGAGCTCGACGAGCTCTTCGAAATCAGCGACCGCCTGCACGTGATCGCCAAGGGCCGGCTCTCGCCGAGCCTGGACCGCCAGGACGCGACCATCGAACGCATGGGTGAATGGATGTCGGGCCTGTGGGACTACCCTGAGAACAACAAGAAGGAGACCGCCCATGCTGCGGCTTGAAGTCCGCCCGCAGCCGTCCAAGGGCTGGGGCTACGCGTCGCCGCTGCTGGCGCTCGCGATCACCGTGGTCATCGGTGTGATCCTGTTCGCCGTGCTGGGCAAGGACCCGGTGCGGGGCCTGCAGGTGTTTTTCTGGGAGCCGATCAAGAGCACCTATGCGCTCTCCGAGCTGATGGTCAAGGCCACGCCGCTGTTGATCATCGCGCTCGGCCTGGCCGTGTGTTTCCGCTCCAACGTGTGGAACATCGGCGCCGAAGGGCAGTACATCCTGGGCGCGATCTTCGCGGCCGGTGTGGCACTCACCGCCGACAAGTCCACCGGGCCGTGGATCGTGCCGGCCGTGTTGGCGGCGGGGGTGGTGGGCGGCATGGTGTGGGCCGGCATCGTGGCGCTGCTGCGCGACCGCTTCAACGCCAATGAAATCCTGGTCAGTTTGATGCTGGTGTACGTGGCCATCCAGGTGCTCAACTTCCTGGTCTACGGCCCGTGGAAGGATCCGCAGGGCTACAACTTTCCGCAGACCAAGACCTTTGAGGCCGTCACGCAGATCCCGCGGCTCATGGACGGCTCGCGCGTGAACATCGGCCTGCTGCTGGCGTTCGCGGGCGTGGCGGCGGTGTGGGTGTTCCTGTTCCGCACCTACGCGGGTTACGCGCAGCTGGTCGGCGGCCTCGCGCCTGCGGCTGCTCGCTACGCCGGTTTCTCCTCGCGCCGGGCCTTGTGGACGGCTTTGCTGGTCTCGGGCGGCGCGGCCGGTCTGGCGGGCGGGCTGGAGGTGGCCGGGCCCATCGGTCAGCTCACGCCCTATGTGCCGGCAGGTTACGGCTTCGCCGCCATCATCGTGGCCTTTGTGGGCCGGCTGCACCCGGTGGGCATCGTGTTCTCGGCCATCCTCATGAGCATGTTCTACATCGGCGGTGAGCTGGCGCAGTCGCGCATGGGGCTGCCGAAATCGATCACCGGGGTGTTCCAGGGCTTGTTGCTGTTTGCACTACTCGCGTGTGACACGCTGATTGCCTACCGTTTGGTCTGGAAAAAGTAAGCCATGGAATCCATCGCACTCCTCTTCGCCGCCTCGCTCAACGCGGGCACCGTGCTGGCCATCGCCTCGCTGGGCCTGCTCATCAACGAGAAAGCCGGCATCGTCAACCTGGGCGCCGAGGGCATGATGCTGTGCGCCGCGCTGGCCGGTTTTGCCACGGTGGTGCACACCGGCAGCACGGCGCTGGGCTTTGCCGCCGGCATGGCCGCCGGGGCGTTGCTGGCGGCCATCTTCGGTGGCCTGGTGATCTGGCTCAACACCAACCAGTACGCCACGGGTCTGGCGCTCAGCCTGTTCGGCGGCGGCTTCTCGGCCTTTGCCGGCTCGCGCTACGTGCAGGAAAAGCTGCCCGAACAAAGCCAGTTCGCCATTCCGTTTCTCTCCGACATTCCGCTCGTGGGCTCGGCGCTGTTCCGCCACCACCCCATGGTCTACGCCTGCGTGGCGCTGGTGTTCGGCCTCATCTGGTTTCTGTACCGCACCCGTTCGGGTCTGGTGCTGCGCAGCGTGGGCGAAAGCCCGGAGTCGGCGCACGCGCTGGGTTACCCGGTGCGCCGCATCCGCCTGATGGCGGTGATGGCCGGCGGCGCGCTGTGTGGCCTGGCCGGGGCCTATGTGTCCACCGTGTACACGCCGCTGTGGGTGGAGGGCATGATCGCCGGCAAGGGCTGGATCGCGCTGGCGCTCACCACCTTTGCCACCTGGCGGCCGGCGCGTGTGTTGCTCGGCGCCTACCTGTTCGGCGGCGTGACCATGCTGCAGTTCCATCTGCAGGGCATCGGCGTCAACGTGCCCAGCCAGTTCCTGACCATGATGCCGTACCTGGCCACCATCGTGGTGCTGGTGCTGATCTCGCGCAACCCGACCTGGATCCGCATCAACATGCCGACCTCCATCGGGAAACCGTTCTATCCCGGCGCATAATTTCGAGTGCCCATTTTTTGAAGTATCTGCCAGTGCCGATACCCTGCGGGGTGAAGCTCCAAAGCGTGTTTTTTTCGTTCCATCAACCCTCTCAACCCTGAGGTTCACCCATGACAGATTTGAGCAAACGTTCCCTGATGAAGGTCGCGGCGCTGACCGCGCTGACCAGCGCCGTGCTGATTGGCTGCGGCAAAAAAGAGGAAGCAGTTCCCGCAGCCGCGCCCGCGCCTGCCGTGGTGGAAGCGCCCAAGCCCGAGCCGCTGAAGATCGCGTTCGCCTACGTCGGCCCGGTGGGTGACGGTGGCTGGACCTTTGCGCACGACAACGGCCGCAAGGCGATCGAAGCCGAATTCGGCGACAAGGTCGTGACCAGCTTCGTGGAAAACGTGCCCGAGAGCGCCGACGCCGAGCGCGTGATCCGCGATCTGGCCGGCCAGGGCAACAAGCTGATCTTCGGCACCACCTTCGGCTACATGGAGCCCATGCTCAAAGTCGCGCCCGACTTCAAGGACGTGAAGTTCGAGCACGCCACCGGCTACAAGACCGCCGAGAACATGCGCACCTACGACAGCCGCACCTACGAAGGCGCGTACATGGCCGGCGTGATCGCCGGCAGCATGACCAAGAGCAACAAGCTCGGTGTGGTGGCCTCGATCCCAATCCCGGAAGTGATCCGCAACATCAACAGCTTCACCCTGGGCGCGCAGTCGGTGAACCCCAAGGTCACCACCAGCGTGGTCTGGGTCAACGGCTGGTTCGATCCACCGAAGGAAACCGAAGCCGCGACCTCGCTGATCAACGGCGGCGCCGACGTGCTGTTCCAGAACACCGACTCGTCGGCCGTGCTGCAAACCGCCGAGAAGCTGGGCAAGCGCGCCTTCGGTTGGGACTCCGACATGACCGCCTACGGCCCCAAGGCTCACCTGGGCTCGGCCATCATCAA is a genomic window of Hydrogenophaga sp. RAC07 containing:
- a CDS encoding LysR family transcriptional regulator — its product is MKYVSMFDKIDLHLIRVLHTVLTERSVSRAALRMGMYQPAVSAALKRLRELAGDPLLVRSGSGMVPTVAGLRMIEPAADILRSAEVLFSDARSFDPATAHHTFSLAASDYLDPFFLPQLVSQLKSAAPHCPIDIHPLSRDSDYRNHLAQGTVDVVIGNWAQPPDDLHLGRLFGDEVVCLVSNQHPAARRGWDVEAWLGAEHIAPTPTHPGARGFIDDHLATLGMVRNITARCPHFGLIPAMVAGSLLVLTTGRQYCERFVGTLPVQVLPCPVPFPRMMYYQLWHERTHASTAGRWLREQIKGVAASLRRPEPDPVANGNHSQGASA
- a CDS encoding ABC transporter ATP-binding protein, encoding MTHRLQLSGITKRYPGVVANSDVSLTVLPGSVHAVLGENGAGKSTLMKIIYGSVKPDEGTVAFNGKTVHIRNPQEARALGISMVFQHFSLFDTLTVAENVWLGLDKALTLPEVSASITAKATEYGLDIDPSRPVHTLSVGEMQRVEIIRALLTRPQLLILDEPTSVLTPQAVEKLFVVLRLLAAQGCSILYISHKLHEIRELCDACTVLRGGQVTGVCDPRQESNASLSRLMIGAEPPALDVRELHAGAPVLEVSGLTLASDDPFGTHLADVALTVRAGEVVGIAGVSGNGQSELLYCLSGEDTRAPAQSIRMDGNDVSRLSPGKRRPLGLHFVPEERLGRGAVPTLSLAHNLLLSRDDALGAGGWIKVGALRKQAAEVIARYNVKANGPDAAAKSLSGGNLQKFIVGREIEAKPRLLIVSQPTWGVDVGASAQIRGEILALRDAGCAVLVVSEELDELFEISDRLHVIAKGRLSPSLDRQDATIERMGEWMSGLWDYPENNKKETAHAAA
- a CDS encoding ABC transporter permease encodes the protein MESIALLFAASLNAGTVLAIASLGLLINEKAGIVNLGAEGMMLCAALAGFATVVHTGSTALGFAAGMAAGALLAAIFGGLVIWLNTNQYATGLALSLFGGGFSAFAGSRYVQEKLPEQSQFAIPFLSDIPLVGSALFRHHPMVYACVALVFGLIWFLYRTRSGLVLRSVGESPESAHALGYPVRRIRLMAVMAGGALCGLAGAYVSTVYTPLWVEGMIAGKGWIALALTTFATWRPARVLLGAYLFGGVTMLQFHLQGIGVNVPSQFLTMMPYLATIVVLVLISRNPTWIRINMPTSIGKPFYPGA
- a CDS encoding ABC transporter permease, which codes for MLRLEVRPQPSKGWGYASPLLALAITVVIGVILFAVLGKDPVRGLQVFFWEPIKSTYALSELMVKATPLLIIALGLAVCFRSNVWNIGAEGQYILGAIFAAGVALTADKSTGPWIVPAVLAAGVVGGMVWAGIVALLRDRFNANEILVSLMLVYVAIQVLNFLVYGPWKDPQGYNFPQTKTFEAVTQIPRLMDGSRVNIGLLLAFAGVAAVWVFLFRTYAGYAQLVGGLAPAAARYAGFSSRRALWTALLVSGGAAGLAGGLEVAGPIGQLTPYVPAGYGFAAIIVAFVGRLHPVGIVFSAILMSMFYIGGELAQSRMGLPKSITGVFQGLLLFALLACDTLIAYRLVWKK
- a CDS encoding BMP family ABC transporter substrate-binding protein; translation: MTDLSKRSLMKVAALTALTSAVLIGCGKKEEAVPAAAPAPAVVEAPKPEPLKIAFAYVGPVGDGGWTFAHDNGRKAIEAEFGDKVVTSFVENVPESADAERVIRDLAGQGNKLIFGTTFGYMEPMLKVAPDFKDVKFEHATGYKTAENMRTYDSRTYEGAYMAGVIAGSMTKSNKLGVVASIPIPEVIRNINSFTLGAQSVNPKVTTSVVWVNGWFDPPKETEAATSLINGGADVLFQNTDSSAVLQTAEKLGKRAFGWDSDMTAYGPKAHLGSAIINWAPYYIKATKDALEGTWTTGGVWWGVKEGAIDMVSVAEDVPAETKAKVDSIRAGLKDGSFSIWKGPIMGQDGKEVLAADVVADDKFLGGVKFYVKGVEGKVPN